A genomic window from Nosocomiicoccus massiliensis includes:
- the fapR gene encoding transcription factor FapR: protein MAKLKKDERRLEIVKRLDEDPFLTDETLANDLNVSIQTIRLDRSVLNIPELRVRVQAVAKKNAEEIKSIPLQDVIGELVQIEVNKQASSFFTVEKEHAFLNYNIARGHFLFGQANSLAVAVLGKKKVLTKEANVKYLKPAKVGDKIVAKATVLKIKPYEALILVESYVKDETVFIGHYVMHFENEGEIE from the coding sequence GTGGCAAAGTTAAAGAAAGATGAACGCCGTCTAGAAATTGTGAAGCGATTGGACGAGGATCCGTTTTTAACAGATGAAACACTCGCAAACGATTTGAACGTTTCGATTCAAACGATTCGTCTGGACCGTTCTGTTTTAAATATTCCAGAACTGCGTGTCAGAGTTCAAGCAGTCGCTAAAAAGAATGCTGAAGAAATTAAAAGTATTCCGCTTCAAGATGTCATCGGTGAACTGGTACAAATTGAAGTGAACAAACAAGCGTCTTCGTTTTTTACAGTTGAAAAAGAACACGCATTTTTAAATTATAATATCGCACGCGGACACTTCCTATTTGGTCAAGCAAACTCACTTGCTGTGGCAGTACTCGGTAAAAAGAAGGTGCTGACAAAGGAAGCAAACGTAAAATATTTAAAACCGGCAAAAGTCGGAGATAAGATTGTCGCAAAAGCGACCGTATTAAAAATTAAACCATATGAAGCACTTATATTAGTGGAATCATATGTAAAAGATGAAACAGTATTTATTGGACATTATGTCATGCATTTTGAAAATGAAGGTGAAATAGAATGA
- the fabD gene encoding ACP S-malonyltransferase, with translation MSKLVLFPGQGAQYHEMAKDLYEHNDAAKELLDTIFSYVDFDLKEIMFSEDDERLNNTAFTQPALFAHSLAVLKATGIKGDYLIGHSLGELPALVHAGVLSLEDGVKAVAMRGRLMSEAKDGKMAAVIGMDKDKLEALCESLSDDEEKVSPANINAPDQIVISGDAAKVDLFIDEAKAHGARRVIPLKVSGAFHSHLMKDAQESFETFLQDITFNDAEIPVIQNVSAEPETDKEIIKQNLIQQITSPVRFVECVEKAVELGVTESVEVGPRKVQTGLLKKITKSVDTEHIDTVKEVDEYNE, from the coding sequence ATGAGTAAACTCGTTTTGTTCCCGGGGCAAGGGGCACAGTATCATGAAATGGCAAAGGATTTATATGAACATAATGACGCAGCAAAAGAACTACTCGATACGATCTTTAGCTACGTTGATTTTGATTTAAAAGAGATCATGTTTTCTGAAGACGATGAACGACTCAATAATACAGCGTTCACGCAACCCGCATTATTTGCACATTCACTTGCGGTGCTTAAAGCAACGGGAATTAAAGGCGATTACTTAATCGGACATAGTTTAGGAGAATTGCCAGCTCTAGTGCATGCGGGTGTTTTATCTTTAGAAGATGGAGTAAAAGCAGTCGCCATGCGCGGACGTTTAATGAGTGAAGCAAAAGACGGTAAAATGGCTGCAGTCATCGGTATGGATAAGGACAAGCTCGAAGCGTTATGTGAGTCACTCAGTGATGACGAAGAAAAAGTCTCACCAGCAAACATAAACGCACCAGACCAAATCGTGATTTCTGGAGATGCAGCGAAAGTCGATTTATTTATAGATGAAGCAAAAGCACACGGCGCGAGACGCGTCATTCCGCTAAAAGTATCAGGAGCATTCCATTCACATTTAATGAAAGACGCTCAAGAATCGTTCGAAACGTTTTTACAAGATATTACGTTTAATGATGCAGAGATTCCGGTCATTCAAAACGTATCCGCAGAACCAGAAACTGATAAAGAAATTATTAAACAAAATTTAATTCAACAAATTACGTCGCCAGTTCGTTTCGTAGAATGCGTCGAAAAAGCAGTCGAACTTGGTGTAACTGAATCTGTCGAAGTTGGACCGAGGAAAGTTCAAACAGGTTTACTTAAAAAGATCACGAAATCTGTAGACACGGAACATATCGATACAGTTAAAGAGGTGGATGAATACAATGAGTAA
- a CDS encoding putative DNA-binding protein, with translation MKMNELNKTLRMNYLYDFYNGLLTDKQKDYVKLYYLMDLQFSEIADELNVTRQAVYDNLKRTTEVLEAYEENLGMYARYLKRQQLFDALKSSLDDKDTALSIIEELESLD, from the coding sequence TTGAAGATGAACGAACTGAATAAGACGTTACGTATGAACTATCTGTATGATTTTTATAACGGCTTATTAACGGATAAGCAAAAAGATTACGTAAAACTCTATTATTTAATGGACTTACAGTTTTCTGAAATCGCAGATGAGTTAAACGTGACGCGACAAGCGGTTTATGATAATTTAAAACGTACGACAGAAGTACTCGAAGCATACGAAGAAAACCTCGGTATGTACGCGCGTTATTTAAAACGTCAACAATTATTCGATGCGTTAAAATCATCACTCGACGATAAAGACACAGCACTCAGTATAATAGAAGAACTCGAATCACTCGATTAG
- the fabG gene encoding 3-oxoacyl-[acyl-carrier-protein] reductase: MSKVALVTGASRGIGRAVALRLGEDGYTVIVNYSGNKEKADEVVEKIKEQGGNAESYQCQVQNYDEVKEMIAHIKDTYGQLDVVVNNAGITKDTLLMRMKPEMFDEVINVNLKGAFNVIQNVSRMMIRAKSGRIINISSIVGTLGNPGQANYVASKAGVDGLTKSVARELASKNITVNAVAPGFIESDMTDVLSDDLKNKMLEQIPLQQFGQVEDIAEAVSFLASDRARYITGQTIHVNGGMYMA, encoded by the coding sequence ATGAGTAAAGTAGCATTAGTGACAGGCGCATCAAGAGGTATCGGTCGCGCTGTCGCATTACGTTTAGGTGAAGACGGCTATACAGTTATCGTCAACTATTCAGGGAATAAAGAAAAAGCAGACGAAGTTGTAGAGAAGATTAAAGAACAAGGTGGAAATGCTGAAAGCTATCAATGCCAAGTTCAAAACTATGACGAAGTGAAAGAGATGATCGCACATATTAAAGATACGTACGGTCAACTCGACGTTGTTGTGAACAACGCAGGGATTACAAAAGATACGCTACTTATGCGTATGAAGCCAGAGATGTTTGACGAAGTTATTAACGTCAACTTAAAAGGTGCGTTTAACGTCATTCAAAACGTTTCTCGTATGATGATCCGTGCGAAATCTGGACGTATCATCAACATCTCAAGTATCGTCGGAACCCTTGGTAACCCTGGACAAGCAAACTATGTTGCGAGTAAAGCAGGAGTCGACGGTTTAACGAAAAGTGTCGCAAGAGAACTCGCAAGTAAAAATATTACAGTAAACGCAGTCGCACCAGGATTTATCGAAAGTGATATGACAGACGTATTAAGCGACGATTTAAAAAACAAAATGCTCGAACAAATTCCATTACAGCAGTTCGGTCAAGTCGAAGACATCGCAGAAGCTGTATCATTTTTAGCATCAGACCGTGCGCGCTATATTACAGGCCAAACGATTCACGTCAACGGTGGAATGTACATGGCGTAA
- the smc gene encoding chromosome segregation protein SMC, with protein sequence MVFLKSIEAKGFKSFADKTTIEFNDGVTAVVGPNGSGKSNIIDAVRFVLGETSAKQFRGSKMEDVIFNGTTERSKQNSAVVQLNLDNKDRVLDFDYDSVTIRRELFRSGESNYYINKERAKLKDVTELFMDSGLGKHAYNIISQGEVDHVLNQKPETRREIIEEVAGVMKYKTRKKEAERKLDDTLLNLSRIHDITSELESRVKKLEKESAIATEYLALLNEMKQSDIEVTVFDIKELSSKLHQLKETYSNDERTIEDARNHVNLLDVAINNLRDKREVLTENERSIHDAFVKASREKEQTIGKIELFKERKTSRSDQHDNLTEEKNNKLKEQQSLEHDLEALRTSFNETKDEQSNVKAEIDTINASLQSLVDGNDVDIDALKEQYYAIMVEKTSLDNQLKDYEKQEAIDSSKREELDRRMNELKESLDTLNEKNKSLTDTLSTLESSLKDKREAYKETKSKRDHEQSHTKSLTEQFDTANRYISQLTSKRDMYESMMSNYDGYYRGVKSVLKRKDKLTGVLGAVMELIEIDSAYMTALDAALGSQTQSVVTKTEQDAKRAIHYLKDKNLGYATFLPLDTIQRRSLSQEVVFKLESTSVEHHILKDLVDTKYDALIGHLFSTTIIVENYDDGARLSRELNFKARIVTKAGEIFNPGGAVSGGSRQNNNSALKLRKEKDALDDKIKAYTLEVDRLTKELSKEKDSLKELDTLLNTLETEGIQLKESYDEQSQLLEQTNQDIKLTNERIALLKETFDSTTETMEASTLIKEIEEKTKTLDSLQKDIQLLTKAQGDTEAAEKEYESKKQTLLTKQAELESTLRYKRSQVTDYEERLLKVKREIVDIDSRIEMLTSDYESIDIEALETLSLELDEQLDVLQDSSSQLKKEIHEVSEETKHDVNLRQSHLDTIEKLSESLRKTHGKKERVESMLSVKIDYLSETYEMTFERAEKEYTDLTDIDMKRERIQLNKKSIDELGNVNLNAIDEFEVVNERYTFLKHEEDDLLQARETLLDVIKEMDYEVSERFKETYHNVNEHFKKVFKTMFGGGEAELRLTEPGDYLNAGLLIYAQPPGKKLTSMSLLSGGERALTAISLLFSILEVRSSPFIILDEVEAALDEANVLRFSNYLRHLTRYSQCIVITHRKKTMEQSDRLFGVTMQEKGVSELISVDLKTYEEREVEGEY encoded by the coding sequence ATGGTATTTTTAAAAAGTATAGAAGCTAAAGGATTTAAATCGTTTGCCGATAAAACGACGATCGAATTTAATGACGGCGTCACTGCGGTCGTTGGACCGAACGGTAGTGGTAAGAGTAACATTATCGACGCTGTCAGGTTCGTTCTCGGTGAAACGAGCGCTAAGCAATTTCGTGGGTCTAAAATGGAAGACGTTATATTTAACGGAACGACAGAACGAAGTAAGCAAAACAGTGCAGTCGTTCAACTGAATTTAGACAATAAAGACCGCGTGTTAGACTTTGACTACGACAGCGTCACGATTCGTCGTGAGCTATTTAGAAGTGGTGAAAGTAACTACTATATCAATAAAGAACGCGCAAAATTAAAAGACGTGACAGAACTCTTTATGGACTCTGGTCTTGGTAAACACGCATACAACATTATTTCTCAAGGTGAAGTTGATCACGTTTTAAATCAAAAACCAGAAACGCGCCGTGAAATTATCGAAGAAGTTGCCGGCGTCATGAAATATAAAACACGTAAAAAAGAAGCAGAACGTAAACTCGATGATACGTTACTCAACTTAAGCCGTATTCACGACATTACGAGTGAACTCGAGTCACGCGTTAAAAAGCTCGAAAAAGAAAGTGCCATCGCGACTGAGTATTTAGCGCTTTTAAACGAGATGAAGCAAAGCGACATTGAAGTTACTGTGTTTGATATTAAAGAGCTGTCTTCAAAACTTCATCAGTTAAAAGAGACGTATTCGAACGATGAACGTACAATTGAAGACGCGAGAAATCACGTCAATTTACTCGACGTTGCGATCAATAACTTACGCGACAAGCGAGAAGTGTTAACTGAAAACGAGCGTAGCATTCACGACGCGTTCGTCAAAGCATCTAGAGAAAAAGAACAAACAATCGGTAAAATCGAATTATTTAAAGAACGTAAAACGAGTCGTTCAGATCAACACGACAATTTAACTGAAGAAAAAAACAATAAATTAAAAGAACAACAATCACTAGAGCATGACCTTGAAGCATTACGTACATCTTTTAATGAAACGAAAGATGAACAGTCGAACGTAAAAGCAGAAATCGATACAATCAATGCTTCGTTACAATCGCTTGTTGACGGTAACGACGTCGATATTGACGCATTAAAAGAACAGTATTATGCGATCATGGTCGAAAAGACTTCTTTAGACAACCAGTTAAAAGACTATGAAAAACAAGAGGCAATCGATTCAAGCAAGCGCGAAGAGTTAGACCGTCGCATGAACGAATTAAAAGAGTCTCTCGACACGTTAAATGAAAAAAATAAAAGTTTAACAGATACACTCTCAACACTTGAATCATCATTAAAGGATAAGCGTGAAGCGTATAAAGAAACGAAATCAAAACGTGACCATGAACAGTCTCATACAAAGTCGTTAACAGAGCAATTCGACACAGCGAATCGTTACATCTCACAACTTACATCTAAACGTGATATGTATGAGTCGATGATGTCAAATTACGATGGATATTACCGTGGCGTAAAGTCTGTATTAAAACGTAAAGACAAGCTCACAGGTGTATTAGGTGCCGTCATGGAACTTATCGAAATCGACAGTGCGTATATGACAGCACTTGACGCAGCACTCGGTAGTCAAACGCAAAGTGTCGTGACAAAAACTGAACAGGATGCTAAACGTGCAATCCATTATTTAAAAGATAAAAACCTCGGTTACGCGACGTTTTTACCACTCGACACAATACAAAGGAGATCTTTATCTCAAGAAGTTGTATTTAAACTCGAATCGACATCAGTAGAGCATCATATATTAAAAGATTTAGTCGACACGAAATATGACGCACTGATCGGTCACTTATTTAGTACGACGATTATCGTCGAAAATTATGACGACGGTGCACGACTTTCTAGAGAGTTAAACTTTAAAGCGCGTATCGTAACAAAAGCCGGTGAAATTTTTAACCCGGGTGGTGCAGTCAGTGGGGGAAGCCGTCAAAACAACAACTCAGCACTTAAATTACGAAAAGAAAAAGATGCACTCGACGATAAAATCAAAGCGTACACGCTAGAAGTCGACAGGCTTACTAAAGAACTTTCAAAAGAAAAGGACAGTCTAAAAGAATTAGACACTCTTCTAAACACGCTAGAAACTGAAGGCATTCAGTTAAAAGAATCATACGATGAACAGAGTCAGTTACTAGAACAAACGAACCAAGACATTAAATTAACAAATGAACGCATTGCGTTATTAAAAGAAACGTTTGATTCTACAACTGAAACTATGGAAGCATCGACGTTAATAAAAGAGATAGAAGAGAAAACAAAAACACTCGATTCGCTTCAAAAGGATATTCAGTTACTCACGAAAGCTCAAGGGGATACTGAAGCGGCTGAAAAAGAATACGAAAGTAAAAAGCAAACGCTTCTTACAAAACAAGCGGAATTAGAATCGACACTTCGATATAAACGTTCTCAAGTAACGGATTACGAAGAAAGGCTTTTAAAAGTGAAACGTGAAATTGTAGATATCGATTCACGTATTGAAATGTTGACTTCAGATTACGAGTCGATCGATATCGAAGCGTTAGAGACGTTATCTTTAGAACTCGACGAACAGTTAGACGTGTTACAAGACTCTTCATCACAACTTAAAAAAGAGATACACGAAGTGAGTGAAGAAACAAAGCACGACGTGAATTTACGTCAGTCGCATTTAGATACGATAGAGAAACTTTCTGAATCGCTACGTAAAACGCACGGTAAAAAGGAACGCGTCGAATCAATGTTAAGTGTAAAAATCGATTACTTATCTGAAACGTATGAAATGACGTTTGAACGTGCAGAAAAAGAATATACGGACTTAACAGACATCGACATGAAGCGCGAAAGAATTCAGTTAAATAAAAAAAGTATCGACGAACTCGGTAACGTAAACTTAAACGCAATTGATGAGTTTGAAGTCGTGAACGAACGTTATACGTTTTTAAAACACGAAGAAGACGATTTGTTACAAGCACGTGAAACGTTACTCGACGTCATTAAAGAAATGGACTATGAAGTGTCTGAACGCTTTAAAGAGACGTATCACAACGTTAATGAACACTTTAAAAAAGTGTTTAAGACGATGTTCGGCGGTGGGGAAGCAGAACTCCGCTTAACAGAACCGGGTGATTATTTAAATGCTGGATTACTCATATACGCTCAACCTCCAGGTAAAAAGCTAACGAGCATGTCGCTACTTAGTGGGGGAGAGCGCGCGTTAACAGCGATTAGTTTATTATTCAGTATATTAGAAGTGAGAAGTAGTCCGTTTATAATATTAGATGAAGTAGAAGCGGCACTCGATGAGGCGAACGTGTTACGATTCTCAAATTACTTAAGACATTTAACACGTTACAGCCAGTGTATCGTAATCACTCACCGTAAAAAGACGATGGAGCAAAGCGACCGATTATTCGGTGTGACGATGCAAGAAAAAGGTGTCTCTGAGCTAATTAGTGTAGACTTAAAGACATACGAGGAACGAGAAGTTGAGGGGGAATACTAA
- the rnc gene encoding ribonuclease III: MDKVLKAIEQDEDSKRHVDSFFKKFDSFMKKHHIQYENDKLFLQAFMHSSFVYNIHLDRIHSNERLEFLGDAVLELMVSEYIFDAFKDFPEGDLTKLRANIVCEPSLVIFANDLKMEELLLLGPGEKKTGGKKRPSIISDMFEAFLGALYLNQGYDAVWKFLSVNVFPKIERDDYLGISDFKTALQEFVHKAYKEEVYYHLLEETGPSHDKNFVSNVTLNDKEIGRGSGRSKKESEQLAAKVAFYHLKEKAER; this comes from the coding sequence ATGGATAAAGTACTTAAAGCAATCGAACAAGATGAAGACTCTAAAAGACACGTCGATTCATTTTTTAAAAAGTTCGATTCTTTTATGAAGAAACATCATATTCAATATGAAAATGACAAATTATTTTTACAAGCATTTATGCACAGTTCGTTCGTGTATAACATTCATTTAGACCGAATTCATTCGAACGAGCGTCTAGAATTTTTAGGTGACGCGGTATTAGAACTGATGGTCTCAGAATATATATTTGACGCGTTTAAAGATTTCCCTGAGGGAGATTTAACAAAGTTGCGTGCAAATATCGTTTGTGAGCCTTCACTTGTAATATTTGCGAACGACTTAAAAATGGAAGAGTTACTATTACTCGGTCCAGGAGAAAAAAAGACAGGCGGTAAAAAGCGTCCGTCGATTATCTCGGATATGTTCGAGGCATTTTTAGGTGCGTTATATCTCAATCAAGGATACGACGCTGTGTGGAAGTTTTTAAGTGTGAATGTATTCCCGAAAATTGAACGCGATGATTACCTCGGAATTTCAGACTTTAAAACTGCACTTCAAGAGTTTGTTCATAAAGCGTATAAAGAGGAAGTGTATTACCACTTACTCGAAGAGACAGGTCCGTCACACGACAAAAACTTCGTTTCTAACGTGACGTTAAACGATAAAGAAATCGGGCGTGGCAGTGGTCGCTCTAAAAAAGAGTCTGAACAACTCGCAGCAAAAGTTGCGTTTTATCATTTAAAAGAAAAGGCCGAAAGATAA
- the plsX gene encoding phosphate acyltransferase PlsX, with the protein MKTIAVDLMGGDHAPEAIVDGIKSALKKYEDIQILAFGTAGSWTETHDRVKFVEVTEVITSEDDPVRAVRRKKDSSIVRAAKAVKEGKADAFVSAGNTGALLTAGLFVIGRIKGIERPALASMIPTTNNKGMLLLDLGANSENKPKHLLQFAHMASIYMENIRGRKNPSIGLINNGSEDIKGTPLTKETHQLLQDSNLNYSGYFETRDILTGKYDIGVTDGFTGNIVLKTIEGTASSLLGEVKKIFLSSMLNKLSALVVKKDLGQLKDLMDYRQFGGAPLLGLNGHVLKAHGSSDALAIENAIRNAITMANSDAIEQIKEAIFEDE; encoded by the coding sequence ATGAAAACAATCGCAGTCGATCTGATGGGTGGAGACCACGCACCAGAAGCAATTGTCGATGGTATTAAATCAGCATTAAAGAAATATGAAGATATTCAAATCTTAGCGTTCGGAACAGCAGGTAGTTGGACTGAGACGCATGATAGAGTGAAATTCGTAGAAGTGACAGAGGTCATTACAAGTGAAGACGATCCAGTACGTGCAGTTCGTCGTAAAAAAGATTCATCGATTGTACGTGCGGCAAAAGCAGTAAAAGAAGGGAAAGCAGATGCTTTCGTATCTGCAGGTAACACAGGTGCCTTACTTACGGCTGGATTATTCGTTATAGGACGTATTAAAGGAATCGAGCGTCCAGCGCTCGCGTCGATGATTCCGACGACGAATAATAAAGGCATGCTCTTACTCGATCTCGGTGCAAACTCTGAAAATAAGCCAAAGCACTTATTACAGTTTGCGCATATGGCGTCTATTTATATGGAAAACATTCGTGGACGTAAAAATCCTTCAATTGGTTTAATCAACAACGGTAGTGAAGATATTAAAGGAACACCACTTACTAAAGAGACGCACCAGTTACTTCAAGACTCAAACTTAAACTATAGTGGATATTTTGAGACAAGAGACATATTAACTGGTAAATACGATATCGGTGTCACAGACGGATTTACAGGTAACATCGTTCTTAAAACGATCGAAGGAACAGCAAGTAGCCTACTCGGTGAAGTGAAGAAAATCTTTTTATCTTCGATGTTAAATAAGTTATCTGCGCTCGTCGTTAAAAAAGATTTAGGTCAATTAAAAGACTTAATGGATTACCGTCAATTTGGCGGTGCACCGTTACTCGGTTTAAATGGACATGTTTTAAAAGCGCACGGTTCAAGTGACGCTCTCGCAATAGAAAATGCGATTCGAAACGCGATTACAATGGCGAATAGTGACGCGATCGAACAAATTAAGGAGGCAATTTTCGAAGATGAGTAA
- the ftsY gene encoding signal recognition particle-docking protein FtsY — translation MSLFNRLKKKFSGKADKEEFEQTPVTDEMKDADLDGDGLISIEEFEEWEQEQVGYKFKQGLEKSREKFQDQINQLMATYRKVDEDFFEALEEVLITADVGFETVMELTDELRDYAKLKNITETKELREVIVEKMIEIYERNGDLDESMNMQDDLTIILVVGVNGVGKTTSIGKLAHRYKSEGKDVLLAAADTFRAGAINQLEVWGERVGADVIKHQEGSDPAAVVFDAVNAAKRRGTDVLIVDTAGRLQNKGNLMKELEKMKRVIQRVDENAPHEVLLVLDATTGQNAMLQAKAFNEVTELTGLVLTKLDGTAKGGIVLAIKNELGIPVKFVGLGEKIDDLEIFSAENYVYGLFADMIDNAEEVVEDERTE, via the coding sequence GTGAGTTTATTTAATCGTTTAAAAAAGAAATTCTCAGGTAAAGCAGATAAAGAAGAGTTTGAACAAACGCCCGTCACTGATGAAATGAAAGATGCAGATTTAGACGGAGACGGTTTAATATCGATTGAAGAATTTGAAGAGTGGGAACAAGAACAAGTCGGTTATAAATTTAAACAAGGACTTGAAAAATCTCGTGAGAAATTCCAAGATCAAATCAACCAGTTAATGGCGACGTACCGTAAAGTAGATGAGGACTTTTTTGAAGCGCTCGAAGAAGTGCTCATTACTGCAGACGTCGGTTTTGAAACGGTGATGGAGTTAACAGACGAGTTACGAGATTATGCGAAACTTAAAAATATTACTGAAACAAAAGAACTCCGTGAAGTAATCGTTGAAAAGATGATAGAGATATACGAACGTAACGGTGACTTAGACGAAAGCATGAACATGCAAGACGATTTAACGATTATTTTAGTCGTCGGAGTAAACGGTGTCGGTAAAACGACGTCAATCGGTAAACTTGCACATCGCTATAAGTCTGAAGGTAAAGACGTATTACTCGCAGCCGCAGATACATTCAGAGCTGGGGCTATTAATCAGCTTGAAGTATGGGGTGAAAGAGTCGGTGCAGACGTCATTAAACACCAAGAAGGTTCAGATCCAGCAGCTGTAGTGTTCGACGCAGTAAACGCAGCAAAGCGCCGAGGGACAGATGTCTTAATTGTCGACACAGCAGGACGCCTACAAAATAAAGGGAACTTAATGAAAGAACTCGAAAAGATGAAACGCGTCATCCAAAGAGTTGACGAAAATGCACCACACGAAGTGCTACTCGTATTAGACGCTACAACTGGTCAAAACGCAATGCTTCAAGCGAAAGCATTTAACGAAGTAACAGAGTTAACAGGGCTTGTCTTAACAAAACTTGATGGTACCGCAAAAGGTGGTATCGTCCTTGCGATTAAAAACGAACTCGGTATTCCAGTAAAATTCGTCGGTCTCGGAGAAAAAATTGATGACCTCGAAATATTTAGTGCGGAAAACTATGTTTATGGACTATTTGCAGATATGATTGATAATGCAGAGGAAGTTGTTGAAGATGAACGAACTGAATAA
- a CDS encoding acyl carrier protein produces MDNFDKIKDIIVDKLGIDEDQVTKDATFKDDLGADSLDIAELVMELEDEFDTEIPDEEAEKIVTVGDALDFIEKLENQ; encoded by the coding sequence ATGGATAATTTTGATAAAATTAAAGACATTATTGTCGACAAATTAGGTATCGATGAGGATCAAGTGACGAAAGATGCGACTTTCAAAGATGACCTTGGTGCGGACTCTTTAGACATTGCGGAACTTGTAATGGAATTAGAAGATGAGTTCGATACTGAGATTCCAGATGAGGAAGCTGAGAAAATCGTTACTGTTGGTGATGCTTTAGATTTCATCGAGAAGCTTGAAAACCAATAA
- a CDS encoding sortase: MRSFTRILGVLLIMTALVLFFWQDIRAFFTDIVNDRIIEAYENGDDNVNVNILEKFITGIEPGDKQGVKIKDDMAGIIKIESAGISEPIYYGELTEEKLRNGVSMLESTDSLDMQNVPIAGHRVEGAGIRFNYIDRAEKGDTIEIITRDGKREYEITDIFEVTPDRVDILQQSEGDPQILTLITCEDYNPDTLLFEKRLIVQAEIKSDS; encoded by the coding sequence ATGAGATCATTTACTAGAATTTTAGGTGTACTACTTATCATGACGGCACTTGTCTTATTCTTCTGGCAAGATATCCGTGCATTTTTCACAGATATCGTAAACGATAGAATCATCGAAGCCTACGAAAACGGTGATGACAACGTCAATGTAAATATATTAGAAAAGTTTATTACTGGAATTGAGCCCGGGGACAAACAAGGGGTTAAAATTAAAGACGATATGGCAGGGATTATCAAAATTGAATCTGCCGGAATTTCAGAGCCGATTTATTACGGAGAATTAACTGAAGAAAAACTACGAAATGGCGTCAGTATGCTAGAGTCAACAGATAGTCTCGACATGCAGAACGTCCCAATCGCTGGCCACCGAGTAGAAGGTGCCGGGATACGATTTAACTATATCGACCGAGCAGAAAAAGGTGACACGATAGAAATTATAACGCGAGACGGTAAACGAGAATACGAAATTACCGACATCTTTGAAGTCACACCAGACCGCGTCGATATACTCCAACAATCAGAAGGCGACCCGCAAATATTAACGCTCATCACGTGTGAAGACTATAACCCAGATACGTTACTATTTGAAAAGCGACTCATCGTCCAAGCAGAAATCAAAAGTGATTCGTAA